AGAGAAAAAGCCCCACCGCGCTGAGGAGCTGTGGCGCGACATGGTAGAAAACCATGGCATCGTGCctgacgccgccgcccataACGTCAGGATCACCTACAAGTCCAAAAAGGGCACggtggaggaggtggaagAGTTGATCCGGGCCATGCGCGAGGAGGCAGGGCTCAAACCGGACATAGTAACTTATCACGCGCTGATTCAGGTCTTGGCGCGGCACAAGAGGGTGGATGAGGCCGTGGAGTTATGCAAGAGCTTCCtagagaaggaggaggagagcacgGTGGCTCTGAAGTGCCGGACATACTCATACCTGGTGACAATGCTGTGTGGCGAGAAGAGGTGGTCCGAGGCTGAGGACATGTTCTACGAGGGAGTGAAGCGCCTGAAGGTAGCGGACCTTGGCACAGTGCACAAGCTGGTTAGCGGGCTCAAAGAGGCTGGCAAGGGGCGGGCTGCGAgaagggtggtggtggggctGCGCAAGAAGTTCCCTGACCAATTTGATGGGCCGTGGAAGGTGCTCGAGGAGGCCGCTGGGCTCACACCGGGAGCCAGCaatgaagaggaggaaggggaggaggagcaag
The Brachypodium distachyon strain Bd21 chromosome 2, Brachypodium_distachyon_v3.0, whole genome shotgun sequence genome window above contains:
- the LOC100845073 gene encoding pentatricopeptide repeat-containing protein At4g36680, mitochondrial, producing the protein MRPSSAAAMAASGRRLLSVAAAATENTKFAVLVTPIRRLARAGRLADVDALVAPLVPSHPTAVISALSLVGLSDRASAILSTIPSPTAAHLNALLGPLLQRRRHAKLVPDLLDKHPSIPRDAATRCILAKSICITKGADDALHLLAGDEPPSLHLYTAIIDSYYKEKKPHRAEELWRDMVENHGIVPDAAAHNVRITYKSKKGTVEEVEELIRAMREEAGLKPDIVTYHALIQVLARHKRVDEAVELCKSFLEKEEESTVALKCRTYSYLVTMLCGEKRWSEAEDMFYEGVKRLKVADLGTVHKLVSGLKEAGKGRAARRVVVGLRKKFPDQFDGPWKVLEEAAGLTPGASNEEEEGEEEQELARTAASV